CGCTGTGCCCCAGCATCTCCTGAATCGTCCGGATGTCATAGTTGGCGAGCAGGAGGTGGCTGGCAAAGGTATGCCGGAACGTATGGGCCGTGACGCGCTTGGTGATCCGCGCCTGACCTGCGGCTTGGTGGATGGCCTTCTGGACATGGCTCTCGTGCAGGTGGTAGCGCAGGCGCGCACCGGTCTCCGGGACCAGCGTCAGGGTCTTGGCCGGAAAGAACCACTGCCAGATCCACTCGCGCGGCGCGTTGCGGTATTTCCTCTCGAGGGCGCCGGGCAAAAAGACCCCGCCGAAGCCATCGCGGAGGTCCCGCCTGTAGAGATTCCCGACTCGGGCCAAGTGCGCGCGCAGCTCAGGCACGAGCACCTTCGGCAGGGGCACCGTCCGGTCCTTCTTGCCTTTCCCGTCATGCACGGTCAGCATGCCGTCGTCGAAGTTGAAGCACTGGACCCGCAGGTTCAGGCACTCGAACAGCCGGAGCCCGCAGCCGTAGAGGAGCCCGATGACCAGCCCGTACGGATACGCGGCTTGGGCGACCACCGCCTCGACCTCCGCGGACGAGAGCACCACGGGGATATGGCGCTTGCGCCGCGCCCGGACGATTCCCTCGGCCGCGTCGAACTCTTTCTTGAACACATGTCGAAACAGGAACAGGAGCGCATTGAAGGCCTGGTTCTGAGTGGAGGCCACGACCCGCTCGTCCACGGCCAGGTGCGTCAGGAAGTCCTTCACGTCCTGCATAACGATACCGTCCGGCGGCTTACCGGCGAAACCGGCGAACTGGCGCACCCATCCCGCGTAGGCGTCGAAGGTCTTGGGGGAGTACTGCCGGACCTTCACCTCCTCCTTGATCCGTACGATCACCGCGTCCCACGGCGACGCTCCGGGCCAGGGGGCCTTCGGCTCGGCCACCCGGTCCGGGCGCGCCCCGCCTACGATGACCGCGGGTTTGGCGCCGGCCGGCGGTCGGGGCTGGGCGGGAGGGGCCGCCTGCGGCGTGAAGGCGGCGGG
This genomic interval from Planctomycetota bacterium contains the following:
- a CDS encoding integron integrase, giving the protein MKPLDQTVRDAFLAEARRRGVAAGEVWDYVKWLRYYLDFCDKYRRETLDRDSLQAFLLKLASKNQSAEQQAQAARSVRLYLELAAPRAAAVPAVSAIEPRAAPPAPPPAAPAAFTPQAAPPAQPRPPAGAKPAVIVGGARPDRVAEPKAPWPGASPWDAVIVRIKEEVKVRQYSPKTFDAYAGWVRQFAGFAGKPPDGIVMQDVKDFLTHLAVDERVVASTQNQAFNALLFLFRHVFKKEFDAAEGIVRARRKRHIPVVLSSAEVEAVVAQAAYPYGLVIGLLYGCGLRLFECLNLRVQCFNFDDGMLTVHDGKGKKDRTVPLPKVLVPELRAHLARVGNLYRRDLRDGFGGVFLPGALERKYRNAPREWIWQWFFPAKTLTLVPETGARLRYHLHESHVQKAIHQAAGQARITKRVTAHTFRHTFASHLLLANYDIRTIQEMLGHSDVRTTMIYTHTVPSRTQKERASPLDLGACARPANPAP